A region from the Lolium perenne isolate Kyuss_39 chromosome 4, Kyuss_2.0, whole genome shotgun sequence genome encodes:
- the LOC127294000 gene encoding F-box/kelch-repeat protein At2g44130-like: MMNAKHIDLIPGMPDDVAVDCLARVPHGAFRSMRRVCRGWKSAAAAPDFALARAEAGANEDLVFLLQFCNPAAGDDGGPKDGDAPENSPAYGVAVYNVTTGEWHREREAPPMPMFAQCAAVGTRLAVMGGWDSKTFEPVADVHVLDAATGVWRRGTPMRSARSFFACAEAGGKIYVAGGHDKLKNALKTAEAYDAVADGWDPLPDMSEERDECDGMATVAGDRFLAVSGYRTGRQGGFERDAEWFDPATREWRRLERVRAPPSAAHVVVRGRVWCIEGTAVMEWRGERRGWIEVGPYPPGLKAGTARAVAVGGGERVVVTGAIESGGHALWVFDVKSKNWTVVQPPAEFAGFVFSVASVRV; this comes from the coding sequence atgatgaACGCAAAGCACATCGACCTCATCCCGGGGATGCCCGACGACGTCGCCGTCGACTGCCTGGCGCGCGTCCCGCACGGCGCCTTTCGCTCGATGCGGCGCGTCTGCCGAGGGTGGAAGAGCGCCGCCGCGGCGCCGGACTTCGCCCTGGCCCGTGCGGAGGCAGGCGCCAACGAAGATCTCGTCTTTCTTCTGCAGTTCTGCAACCCGGCCGCCGGGGACGACGGTGGCCCCAAGGACGGCGACGCGCCGGAGAACTCCCCGGCCTACGGCGTGGCCGTGTACAACGTCACCACCGGGGAGTGGCACCGCGAGCGCGAGGCGCCGCCGATGCCGATGTTCGCGCAGTGCGCGGCCGTGGGGACCCGCCTCGCGGTGATGGGCGGCTGGGACTCCAAGACCTTCGAGCCCGTGGCGGACGTCCACGTGCTCGACGCCGCCACCGGCGTGTGGCGCAGGGGCACGCCGATGCGGTCGGCGCGGTCCTTCTTCGCGTGCGCGGAGGCGGGAGGCAAGATCTACGTCGCCGGCGGCCACGACAAGCTCAAGAACGCGCTGAAGACCGCGGAGGCGTACGACGCGGTGGCCGACGGCTGGGACCCGCTCCCGGACATGTCGGAGGAGCGCGACGAGTGCGACGGCATGGCCACCGTCGCCGGCGACCGGTTCCTGGCCGTGAGCGGGTACCGCACGGGGCGGCAGGGCGGGTTCGAGCGCGACGCGGAGTGGTTCGACCCGGCGACCCGCGAGTGGCGCCGGCTGGAACGCGTGCGCGCGCCGCCGTCGGCGGCGCACGTGGTGGTGCGCGGCCGGGTGTGGTGCATCGAGGGCACGGCCGTGATGGAGTGGCGCGGGGAGCGCCGAGGCTGGATCGAGGTGGGTCCCTACCCGCCGGGGCTCAAGGCCGGCACGGCGCGCGCGGTCGCCGTCGGTGGCGGCGAGCGTGTGGTGGTCACGGGAGCAATCGAGTCCGGCGGGCACGCGCTGTGGGTGTTCGACGTCAAGTCCAAGAACTGGACCGTGGTTCAGCCGCCGGCGGAGTTCGCCGGCTTCGTCTTCTCCGTGGCTTCCGTCCGCGTGTGA